One stretch of Marinobacterium iners DNA includes these proteins:
- the thiL gene encoding thiamine-phosphate kinase, protein MGEFELIRRCFMQEQTGAGVINGIGDDCAVLEVPPGQQLVVSIDTLVEGVHFLPGTSPAQLAERLVGAAVSDLAAMAAAPAWLTLAVTLPQADETWLLAFSRTLSQRCSELGIALVGGDTTRGPVCVLSAQVHGLVPNGQAWLRSGAVPGDRILVTGSLGDSRGGLETLLQPLPVSAEPEAVEQLRQRFYRPEPRLELAQSLREHVHAAIDISDGLLGDLGHILAASGVGARLQVDQLPVSFALQQLYPQQAQDWALAGGEDFELCLTVPVAQLSACLETAQALGIRLTDVGEITADIGLQVLQAGTAVLGELPGSWDHFRSEDE, encoded by the coding sequence GTGGGTGAGTTCGAGCTGATCCGACGCTGCTTTATGCAGGAGCAAACCGGTGCCGGTGTCATCAACGGCATTGGTGATGACTGCGCTGTACTGGAGGTGCCTCCAGGTCAGCAGTTGGTGGTGTCGATCGATACCCTGGTGGAGGGCGTGCACTTTTTGCCCGGTACCTCGCCCGCACAACTGGCCGAGCGACTTGTGGGAGCCGCGGTCAGTGATCTGGCGGCCATGGCCGCAGCCCCCGCCTGGCTTACGCTGGCTGTAACATTGCCGCAGGCGGATGAAACCTGGCTGCTGGCCTTCTCGCGCACACTGTCTCAACGTTGCAGTGAGCTGGGTATTGCCTTGGTGGGAGGGGATACCACCCGTGGCCCGGTCTGCGTCCTCAGTGCACAGGTGCATGGGTTGGTGCCGAATGGCCAGGCGTGGCTTCGCAGTGGTGCAGTTCCCGGAGATCGTATTCTGGTGACTGGCTCCCTTGGGGACAGCCGTGGCGGTCTGGAAACGCTGCTGCAGCCGCTGCCCGTGAGTGCAGAGCCAGAAGCGGTTGAACAGTTGAGGCAGCGCTTTTACCGCCCGGAACCGAGGCTTGAGCTGGCTCAAAGTCTGCGTGAACATGTACATGCGGCGATTGATATCTCGGATGGCCTGCTGGGTGATCTGGGCCATATCCTCGCAGCCTCCGGAGTGGGAGCGCGGCTGCAGGTGGATCAATTACCTGTCTCATTCGCCCTGCAGCAGCTTTATCCACAGCAGGCGCAAGACTGGGCGCTGGCTGGTGGCGAAGACTTTGAGCTGTGTTTGACAGTACCTGTCGCACAGCTGTCGGCCTGTCTGGAAACGGCACAAGCGCTCGGCATTCGCCTGACCGATGTCGGTGAAATAACCGCCGACATCGGGCTTCAGGTTCTGCAAGCGGGGACAGCGGTGCTGGGTGAATTGCCTGGCAGTTGGGATCATTTCAGGAGTGAAGATGAATAA
- the nusB gene encoding transcription antitermination factor NusB translates to MSESTPRKKGKPNLTEMRRSARSFALQALYQWSVAGQSANEIEAQFRVDNDMSTTDVQLFSELLRGVTAGSKDLDEAYRPFLDRPLTDLDPVELSVLRIGAYELIHRLQVPYRVAINESVDLAKIFGATESHKYVNGILDKLAQRVRAAEIRARRAAD, encoded by the coding sequence ATGAGCGAGTCCACGCCGCGTAAAAAAGGCAAGCCCAATTTGACCGAAATGCGCCGCAGTGCCCGCAGCTTTGCGCTGCAGGCACTGTACCAGTGGTCTGTGGCAGGTCAGAGTGCTAATGAGATCGAGGCGCAGTTTCGGGTCGATAACGACATGAGCACCACCGATGTACAGCTGTTCTCCGAGCTGCTGCGCGGGGTTACGGCAGGCAGCAAGGATCTGGATGAGGCCTATCGTCCGTTTCTGGACCGACCGCTGACCGATCTGGACCCGGTGGAGCTGAGCGTGCTGCGCATAGGAGCCTACGAGCTGATTCACCGTTTGCAGGTGCCCTATCGTGTGGCGATCAACGAAAGTGTTGATCTGGCCAAAATATTCGGTGCCACAGAAAGCCACAAGTATGTTAACGGCATTCTCGACAAGCTGGCCCAGCGCGTGCGTGCGGCTGAAATTCGTGCTCGGCGTGCTGCCGACTGA
- the ribH gene encoding 6,7-dimethyl-8-ribityllumazine synthase, giving the protein MTVQVFEGDFVSADGKYAIVVGRFNAFVVESLLDGAIDALVRHGVSEENIRVIRVPGAFEIPLAVKRVAQQKQDDAIIALGAVIRGGTPHFEYVSSESSKGVAQVSMDYDIPVANGILTVNSIEQAIERSGTKAGNKGAEAALSALEMVSLMRQLEV; this is encoded by the coding sequence ATGACAGTACAAGTATTTGAAGGCGACTTCGTGAGCGCCGACGGCAAATATGCCATTGTGGTGGGTCGCTTCAACGCGTTTGTGGTTGAAAGCCTGTTGGACGGCGCCATCGATGCGCTGGTGCGCCACGGCGTATCTGAAGAGAATATTCGTGTCATCCGCGTGCCAGGTGCATTCGAGATTCCGCTGGCGGTCAAGCGAGTGGCACAACAGAAGCAGGATGACGCCATTATCGCGTTGGGCGCCGTAATCCGTGGCGGTACACCACATTTTGAATATGTTTCGTCCGAAAGCTCCAAGGGCGTGGCGCAGGTGTCCATGGACTACGATATCCCCGTGGCCAATGGCATCCTGACTGTGAATTCCATTGAACAGGCGATTGAGCGTTCCGGTACCAAGGCCGGTAACAAGGGGGCGGAAGCCGCATTGTCAGCGCTGGAAATGGTCAGCCTGATGCGTCAGCTTGAGGTTTGA